A stretch of Cucumis sativus cultivar 9930 chromosome 2, Cucumber_9930_V3, whole genome shotgun sequence DNA encodes these proteins:
- the LOC101216447 gene encoding uncharacterized protein LOC101216447 isoform X2, with the protein MYLRIVGVILIGLSAWAFSAFRPPAPKVCGSVGGPPITAPRIKLRDGRHLAYKEHGVPITVAKYKIIYIHGFSNSRHDAAVGIFPSPGFLEELGVYVVSFDRPGYGESDPHRKRTVKSLALDVEELGDKLGLGPKFYVVGLSMGGQAVWGCLKYIPHRLAGASLLCPVINYWWPSFPANLSREGFSSQLPQDQWTQRVAHHLPWLTYWWNTQKLFPALSILSGRHEILSSQDLEIIRSSQRPVDREYVKQQGEYESFHLDLMIGFGKWEFDPMLLENIFPKNEGSVHLWHGNNDQLVPVKLQRYIAQKLPWIHYHELPGAGHLFAFTRKMSEEILRSMLVQ; encoded by the exons ATGTACCTAAGAATTGTAGGCGTCATTTTGATTGGATTATCGGCATGGGCATTTTCAGCTTTTCGTCCTCCAGCTCCTAAAGTCTGTGGTTCTGTTGGGGGTCCGCCGATAACTGCACCGAGAATAAAACTTAGAGATGGGAGGCATTTGGCTTATAAGGAGCATGGTGTCCCAATAACAGTTGCCAAGTATAAGATCATATATATCCATGGCTTTTCTAATAGCAGACATGATGCAGCAGTTGGAATTTTTCCTTCTCCA GGCTTTCTTGAGGAACTCGGAGTTTATGTTGTCTCTTTTGATAGACCTGGATATGGAGAAAGTGACCCGCATCGAAAGCGAACGGTAAAGAGTTTAGCATTGGATGTTGAAGAACTTGGTGATAAACTGGGACTGGGTCCTAAGTTTTATGTGGTTGGCTTGTCAATGGGTGGCCAAGCTGTCTGGGGTTGTCTTAAGTATATCCCACATAG ATTGGCAGGAGCGTCTCTACTTTGTCCAGTTATCAACTATTGGTGGCCTAGTTTTCCTGCAAACTTGTCCAGGGAAGGTTTTTCCAGCCAACTACCACAGGATCAGTGGACACAACGTGTTGCTCATCATCTTCCATGGCTAACTTATTGGTGGAACACTCAGAAACTCTTTCCTGCCTTGAGCATTTTATCCGGTAGGCATGAGATCCTTTCCAGTCAAGATCTTGAAATCATTCGCTCTTCTCAAAGGCCAGTGGATCGG GAATATGTGAAGCAACAAGGAGAATATGAATCCTTCCACCTTGACCTGATGATCGGATTTGGGAAATGGGAATTCGACCCGATGCTTCTTGAAAACATATTTCCTAAGAATGAAGGATCCGTTCATCTATGGCACGGCAACAATGACCAACTCGTGCCTGTTAAGCTACAACGTTATATCGCTCAAAAACTTCCTTGGATCCATTACCATGAGTTGCCTGGTGCAGGCCATTTGTTTGCATTCACAAGGAAAATGAGTGAAGAAATTCTGAGGTCTATGCTTGTGCAATGA
- the LOC101216447 gene encoding uncharacterized protein LOC101216447 isoform X1, which translates to MYFKKFLIGMYLRIVGVILIGLSAWAFSAFRPPAPKVCGSVGGPPITAPRIKLRDGRHLAYKEHGVPITVAKYKIIYIHGFSNSRHDAAVGIFPSPGFLEELGVYVVSFDRPGYGESDPHRKRTVKSLALDVEELGDKLGLGPKFYVVGLSMGGQAVWGCLKYIPHRLAGASLLCPVINYWWPSFPANLSREGFSSQLPQDQWTQRVAHHLPWLTYWWNTQKLFPALSILSGRHEILSSQDLEIIRSSQRPVDREYVKQQGEYESFHLDLMIGFGKWEFDPMLLENIFPKNEGSVHLWHGNNDQLVPVKLQRYIAQKLPWIHYHELPGAGHLFAFTRKMSEEILRSMLVQ; encoded by the exons atgtattttaagaagtttttaaTAG GGATGTACCTAAGAATTGTAGGCGTCATTTTGATTGGATTATCGGCATGGGCATTTTCAGCTTTTCGTCCTCCAGCTCCTAAAGTCTGTGGTTCTGTTGGGGGTCCGCCGATAACTGCACCGAGAATAAAACTTAGAGATGGGAGGCATTTGGCTTATAAGGAGCATGGTGTCCCAATAACAGTTGCCAAGTATAAGATCATATATATCCATGGCTTTTCTAATAGCAGACATGATGCAGCAGTTGGAATTTTTCCTTCTCCA GGCTTTCTTGAGGAACTCGGAGTTTATGTTGTCTCTTTTGATAGACCTGGATATGGAGAAAGTGACCCGCATCGAAAGCGAACGGTAAAGAGTTTAGCATTGGATGTTGAAGAACTTGGTGATAAACTGGGACTGGGTCCTAAGTTTTATGTGGTTGGCTTGTCAATGGGTGGCCAAGCTGTCTGGGGTTGTCTTAAGTATATCCCACATAG ATTGGCAGGAGCGTCTCTACTTTGTCCAGTTATCAACTATTGGTGGCCTAGTTTTCCTGCAAACTTGTCCAGGGAAGGTTTTTCCAGCCAACTACCACAGGATCAGTGGACACAACGTGTTGCTCATCATCTTCCATGGCTAACTTATTGGTGGAACACTCAGAAACTCTTTCCTGCCTTGAGCATTTTATCCGGTAGGCATGAGATCCTTTCCAGTCAAGATCTTGAAATCATTCGCTCTTCTCAAAGGCCAGTGGATCGG GAATATGTGAAGCAACAAGGAGAATATGAATCCTTCCACCTTGACCTGATGATCGGATTTGGGAAATGGGAATTCGACCCGATGCTTCTTGAAAACATATTTCCTAAGAATGAAGGATCCGTTCATCTATGGCACGGCAACAATGACCAACTCGTGCCTGTTAAGCTACAACGTTATATCGCTCAAAAACTTCCTTGGATCCATTACCATGAGTTGCCTGGTGCAGGCCATTTGTTTGCATTCACAAGGAAAATGAGTGAAGAAATTCTGAGGTCTATGCTTGTGCAATGA